One stretch of Nitrosococcus watsonii C-113 DNA includes these proteins:
- a CDS encoding ATP phosphoribosyltransferase regulatory subunit, with amino-acid sequence MPITERWLLPEGVGELLPIEAEQMECARRVLIDLFHSWGYDLVAPPLIEYLESLLTGVGTDLELQTFKLTDQLTGRLMGVRADITPQVARIAAHCIQRKGVTRLCYIGSVLHTLSQGLGGTRNPIQVGAELYGHSGTESDLEVLRLALEALDSVGIKQVHLDLGHVGIFRDLVLQANLSPEEEYALFYILQRKARDEIDTMLQNRDVSPKLRHMFMALTSLNGGREVLNEAEQVLAGSGVEQALSTLKEVAALIDRYLPRVPMHFDLGELRGYRYHTGLVFAAYIPGRGQAVAQGGRYDDIGRVFGRAQPATGFSMDLKELVTLGSSTRTARLGIFAPWSEAPGFEREVARLRQQGERVVYGFPDIVNDYDELGCDRELVLESKRWQIIEIRKLGRG; translated from the coding sequence ATGCCGATAACTGAACGTTGGCTCCTGCCTGAAGGGGTGGGCGAACTTTTGCCTATCGAGGCGGAACAGATGGAGTGCGCGCGACGCGTGCTTATCGATCTTTTTCATTCCTGGGGTTACGATCTCGTAGCGCCCCCTCTCATTGAGTATTTGGAATCTTTGCTCACGGGCGTGGGGACTGATTTGGAGTTACAGACTTTTAAGCTTACGGATCAGCTCACAGGCCGACTAATGGGGGTACGTGCTGATATTACCCCTCAAGTGGCTCGAATCGCAGCTCATTGTATCCAACGAAAGGGTGTTACCCGATTGTGTTATATAGGTAGTGTGCTGCATACCTTATCTCAGGGGCTAGGGGGGACACGCAATCCAATCCAGGTGGGGGCTGAACTCTACGGGCATAGCGGAACCGAGAGCGATCTAGAAGTCCTGCGATTGGCTTTAGAGGCGCTAGACAGTGTAGGGATTAAACAAGTTCATTTGGATCTGGGTCACGTGGGAATATTCCGGGATCTTGTATTGCAAGCGAACTTGTCGCCTGAGGAAGAATATGCTTTGTTTTATATTTTGCAGCGTAAGGCCCGAGATGAGATTGATACGATGCTGCAGAATAGAGACGTGAGCCCAAAGCTTCGCCATATGTTTATGGCCTTAACAAGCCTTAATGGGGGCCGTGAGGTACTTAACGAAGCGGAGCAGGTTTTAGCAGGGAGCGGAGTGGAGCAAGCGTTATCAACCCTCAAGGAAGTAGCAGCTCTGATTGATAGATATTTACCTCGTGTACCTATGCATTTCGATTTAGGTGAATTGAGGGGTTATCGTTACCATACGGGTCTTGTTTTTGCCGCCTATATTCCTGGTCGTGGACAGGCTGTTGCACAGGGGGGGCGTTATGATGATATTGGGCGGGTTTTTGGCCGAGCACAGCCGGCAACAGGTTTTAGTATGGATTTAAAGGAATTAGTAACTCTTGGTAGTAGCACGAGGACTGCCCGCTTAGGAATTTTCGCACCCTGGTCGGAGGCCCCCGGTTTTGAACGAGAGGTAGCCCGATTACGCCAGCAGGGGGAACGTGTCGTCTATGGGTTTCCCGATATCGTTAATGATTATGATGAATTGGGATGTGACCGGGAGTTAGTGTTGGAATCGAAGCGATGGCAAATTATAGAAATAAGGAAGTTGGGGCGTGGCTAA
- a CDS encoding adenylosuccinate synthase: MAKNVVVVGCQWGDEGKGKLVDLLTDRVGAVVRFQGGHNAGHTLVIRGKKTILHLVPSGILRDNVLCVIGNGVVVSPSALMEEIRMLEQEGVPAQERLKISPACALVLPYHVALDRARETARGERAIGTTGRGIGPAYEDKVARRTLRVGDLFDEDRFAANLAEIMDYHNFILRDYYRAEVVSYEQVLEQVLEFKANFNHLVTDVPMLLAKLRREGKNILFEGAQGAFLDIDHGTYPFVTSSNTTAGSAATGSGVGPHDLDCVVGITKAYATRVGHGPFPTELENDTGAHLAQRGQEFGATTHRPRRCGWLDLVALRRAAIINSISSLCITKLDVLDGLERLCLCVAYHYNEEQCSEMPLDSDALARCKPIYMELLGWQESTVGITEYEQLPLAARLYLEKIEKLSGVPIDIISTGADREQTIILRDPYGT; encoded by the coding sequence GTGGCTAAAAACGTTGTGGTGGTAGGCTGCCAGTGGGGCGATGAGGGCAAGGGGAAATTAGTCGATCTTCTAACCGATCGGGTTGGGGCGGTGGTTCGCTTCCAGGGTGGCCACAATGCGGGCCATACCTTAGTTATTAGAGGCAAGAAAACCATCTTGCACCTTGTTCCTTCTGGTATATTACGGGATAACGTACTCTGTGTGATTGGTAATGGAGTTGTGGTCTCTCCTAGTGCTTTAATGGAAGAGATTAGGATGCTTGAGCAAGAGGGTGTGCCTGCCCAAGAGCGCTTGAAGATTAGTCCTGCCTGTGCCCTTGTCTTACCTTACCATGTTGCGCTTGATCGGGCCCGGGAAACCGCTCGGGGTGAGCGGGCTATTGGGACCACTGGGCGGGGCATTGGCCCGGCTTACGAAGATAAAGTCGCGCGCCGCACTCTGCGGGTAGGTGATTTATTTGATGAAGATAGATTTGCAGCTAACCTAGCCGAAATTATGGATTACCATAATTTCATTCTGCGGGACTATTATCGAGCTGAGGTTGTTAGCTACGAGCAGGTGCTAGAACAAGTTTTAGAATTTAAGGCAAATTTTAACCACTTAGTTACTGATGTGCCAATGTTGCTCGCAAAGCTTCGGCGAGAGGGTAAGAATATTTTGTTTGAAGGGGCTCAAGGGGCCTTTTTAGATATTGATCACGGTACTTATCCTTTTGTCACTTCTTCTAATACTACTGCTGGCAGTGCGGCCACGGGAAGCGGTGTAGGACCCCATGATTTGGACTGCGTTGTTGGGATCACCAAGGCCTATGCGACGCGAGTCGGTCACGGTCCTTTCCCTACGGAGTTGGAAAATGATACGGGTGCTCATTTAGCCCAGCGAGGGCAGGAATTTGGCGCTACTACCCATCGCCCTCGGCGTTGCGGTTGGTTAGATTTAGTGGCATTACGGCGAGCCGCTATTATTAATAGCATTTCTAGTCTTTGTATCACTAAGCTGGATGTACTGGATGGTCTAGAGAGATTATGTCTCTGTGTAGCCTATCATTATAATGAAGAACAATGCTCTGAAATGCCGCTTGATAGCGATGCCCTTGCTCGTTGCAAGCCTATCTATATGGAACTGCTGGGCTGGCAAGAGTCGACAGTGGGAATAACCGAATACGAGCAATTACCGTTAGCTGCTCGCCTCTACCTTGAGAAGATAGAAAAGCTATCCGGCGTTCCCATTGATATTATCTCAACAGGAGCAGATCGAGAACAAACCATAATTTTGCGGGATCCCTACGGGACTTAG
- a CDS encoding RT0821/Lpp0805 family surface protein, translating into MEIRPLTVVIAFSIFFGGCAGNTGGKETIGTALGAAGGGLLGAQFGSGSGQLAATAAGTLLGALVGSNVGRTMDEVDQMKARQAMEHASYAPIGETITWNNPNSGNRGSVTPVRDGVSSSGNYCREFQQSVIIDGKSERLYGTACQQPDGRWKLLR; encoded by the coding sequence ATGGAAATTAGACCCCTCACTGTCGTGATCGCCTTCAGTATATTCTTTGGAGGCTGTGCCGGGAATACAGGGGGAAAAGAGACTATTGGCACGGCCCTTGGCGCCGCGGGCGGAGGTCTTTTAGGAGCGCAGTTCGGTTCAGGAAGTGGACAATTGGCGGCTACTGCTGCGGGCACCCTATTGGGTGCCCTAGTCGGCAGCAACGTTGGTCGCACCATGGATGAGGTTGATCAAATGAAGGCTCGCCAAGCTATGGAGCATGCCTCCTACGCTCCTATTGGGGAAACGATCACCTGGAATAACCCAAATAGCGGGAACCGAGGCTCAGTCACGCCGGTACGGGATGGCGTCTCCTCCTCTGGCAATTATTGCCGAGAGTTCCAACAGTCAGTTATTATTGATGGCAAGAGTGAACGGCTTTATGGAACGGCCTGCCAGCAACCGGATGGAAGATGGAAGCTACTTCGATAA
- the trxA gene encoding thioredoxin TrxA: protein MTDRIIPVTVTDATFEEEVLKSEQPALVDYWAEWCGPCKTVAPILEEIANDYQGKIKICKLNIDENPSTPPRYGIRGIPTLMLFKNGNVEATKVGALSKSQLSAFIDSNL from the coding sequence ATGACTGATCGCATCATACCAGTAACCGTAACCGACGCCACCTTCGAGGAAGAAGTGCTTAAATCGGAACAGCCCGCCTTAGTAGACTATTGGGCCGAATGGTGCGGGCCTTGCAAAACAGTAGCGCCTATCTTGGAAGAAATTGCAAATGATTACCAAGGAAAAATCAAAATTTGTAAACTTAATATTGACGAGAATCCCTCAACCCCACCGCGTTACGGAATCCGCGGTATTCCAACCTTGATGTTATTTAAAAACGGAAACGTAGAAGCAACAAAGGTTGGTGCCCTATCAAAATCACAGCTCTCGGCTTTTATCGATAGTAACCTATAA
- a CDS encoding DEAD/DEAH box helicase — MTDPGFSEISFDSLNLAEALIQGIQKAGFVICTPIQALALPLLLAGEDVAGQAQTGTGKTAAFLLATMQRLLREPSVGVSQQPRGLIVVPTRELAIQVSKDAQLLGQHTDLRCVVVYGGTNYRKQRHLLEQGCDILIGTPGRLIDYYQQGIIGFKKIQTVVLDEADRMFDLGFIRDIRYILRRLPPPDKRLGMLFSATLSLRVMELAYEYMNNPRLLRIEPQKVTVDKITERIYFPANEEKISLLLALLKRLAPRHAIVFANTKHGAEQVWGYLEGNGFKAALLSSDVPQGKRQRLLTAFQDGIYPILVATDVAARGLHVSTVTHVFNYDLPQDPEDYVHRIGRTARAGASGSAVSFACEDYAFSLPDIEEYIGHKVVPFSVEEEELLVPKQRVFLSYKDKKKSRKEASYSGQKKRTFRKKETPSGGKNRT; from the coding sequence ATGACTGATCCTGGTTTTTCTGAAATTTCATTTGACAGCTTAAATTTGGCGGAGGCATTGATACAAGGGATTCAAAAGGCGGGTTTTGTCATTTGTACGCCGATTCAAGCTTTAGCGTTGCCATTGTTGCTAGCCGGAGAGGATGTGGCGGGGCAAGCCCAAACAGGTACCGGTAAAACAGCTGCCTTCCTGCTAGCGACAATGCAACGTTTATTGAGGGAGCCTAGCGTCGGAGTGAGTCAGCAGCCTCGAGGGCTAATCGTAGTTCCAACTCGTGAACTAGCTATTCAGGTAAGCAAGGATGCTCAGCTTCTTGGGCAGCATACCGATTTGCGATGTGTTGTCGTTTATGGCGGCACTAATTACCGTAAACAGCGCCATCTCCTGGAGCAGGGCTGTGACATTCTGATTGGTACGCCAGGACGACTTATTGATTATTATCAACAGGGAATAATCGGTTTTAAAAAAATTCAGACAGTGGTTTTAGACGAGGCCGATCGGATGTTCGACTTGGGTTTTATACGGGACATTCGTTATATCTTACGCCGTCTCCCACCACCCGATAAGCGTCTTGGAATGCTATTCTCGGCCACTCTTTCTTTACGGGTGATGGAATTGGCATACGAATATATGAATAATCCCCGGTTGCTGCGGATCGAGCCGCAGAAGGTAACCGTCGATAAAATCACGGAAAGAATTTATTTTCCCGCTAACGAAGAAAAAATTTCCCTGCTGCTTGCCCTTCTCAAACGCTTGGCGCCTCGACATGCGATTGTATTCGCCAATACTAAACATGGTGCAGAACAAGTATGGGGTTACCTGGAAGGTAACGGTTTTAAAGCTGCTCTGCTTTCTAGCGATGTTCCTCAGGGTAAACGTCAACGTCTACTCACGGCGTTCCAAGATGGAATCTATCCTATTCTAGTCGCCACGGATGTTGCGGCGCGAGGTCTTCATGTCTCTACAGTGACCCATGTCTTTAATTATGATTTACCCCAAGATCCAGAAGACTACGTGCATCGCATAGGCCGAACCGCTCGGGCTGGAGCTAGCGGTTCGGCAGTGAGTTTTGCTTGCGAGGATTATGCCTTTTCCCTGCCTGATATCGAGGAATATATTGGTCATAAAGTCGTTCCTTTCTCAGTGGAGGAGGAGGAATTGCTAGTGCCTAAACAACGGGTATTTTTATCTTATAAAGATAAGAAAAAGTCGCGCAAGGAGGCGTCTTACTCTGGTCAAAAAAAGAGAACTTTTCGGAAGAAGGAGACACCTTCAGGTGGCAAAAATCGTACGTAG
- a CDS encoding UbiH/UbiF/VisC/COQ6 family ubiquinone biosynthesis hydroxylase, producing the protein MTSPFPSYDVLIVGAGPIGSCLALALGQSPTLRIALVEANPPDPEDTLQDTYDLRVRAISRASENVFKNLGAWQGMAAQRLSPFREMHVWDGTGSGEIHFDSAEIGEPHLGHIIENRVIQNALLKQCQNFNNIDFYAPVRPCGISQHERKIYLQLAEGQRLGARVLIGADGANSRVRQWAGISNRGWDYQQKGLVATVQTEKPHQETAWQCFLPHGPLAFLPLAHPYHCSIVWSTTPEEAARLLALEDQAFTTALATAFKYRLGALQTLSPRATFPLRLRHAETYIQPRLALVGDAAHTIHPLAGQGANLGLLDAATLAEVLIAAQRRKKDLGNLTVLRRFERWRKGDNLATQLVMDGFKRLFGNTQFPTRLIRNFGLTATNTATPIKCLIMRRASGLAGDLPLLAKSGVIKSGI; encoded by the coding sequence ATGACCTCACCTTTTCCTTCCTATGATGTCCTGATTGTCGGTGCTGGCCCAATAGGCTCCTGTTTGGCATTAGCCCTAGGGCAATCTCCCACGCTCAGAATTGCCTTAGTAGAGGCCAATCCACCTGATCCTGAGGATACTCTTCAGGATACTTATGACCTTCGGGTTAGGGCTATTAGCCGCGCTTCCGAGAATGTTTTTAAAAATCTGGGTGCTTGGCAAGGAATGGCGGCACAACGCCTTAGTCCCTTTCGGGAAATGCATGTGTGGGACGGGACTGGGAGCGGGGAAATTCATTTTGACAGCGCCGAAATTGGGGAACCCCATTTAGGGCACATTATTGAGAATCGGGTGATTCAAAATGCGCTTCTAAAGCAATGCCAGAACTTCAATAATATTGATTTCTATGCCCCTGTCCGGCCATGCGGGATTAGCCAACATGAACGGAAAATTTATTTACAGCTAGCGGAAGGTCAACGTTTAGGGGCGCGCGTGCTCATCGGTGCAGATGGCGCTAATTCGCGGGTAAGGCAATGGGCGGGTATTAGCAACCGGGGTTGGGACTATCAGCAAAAAGGGTTAGTCGCCACGGTGCAGACAGAAAAACCTCATCAGGAAACTGCGTGGCAATGCTTCCTTCCCCATGGGCCTCTGGCTTTTTTACCGTTAGCTCACCCCTATCATTGCTCCATTGTTTGGAGCACGACACCGGAAGAAGCCGCTCGCTTGCTGGCCTTAGAAGATCAGGCGTTTACTACAGCGTTAGCCACTGCTTTCAAGTATCGCTTAGGCGCGCTTCAAACGCTCAGCCCACGTGCCACTTTCCCCCTGCGACTGCGGCATGCAGAGACCTATATTCAACCTCGCCTAGCCCTTGTTGGGGATGCTGCCCACACGATTCATCCTCTGGCTGGACAAGGTGCTAACTTAGGGTTACTAGATGCCGCCACCCTAGCAGAAGTACTGATTGCTGCCCAAAGGCGTAAAAAAGACCTAGGCAATTTAACCGTATTGCGGCGCTTTGAGCGGTGGCGGAAAGGGGATAATCTTGCCACCCAATTGGTTATGGATGGATTTAAACGCCTTTTTGGTAATACTCAATTTCCAACGCGGCTAATTCGCAATTTCGGCCTCACAGCCACTAATACAGCAACCCCTATCAAGTGCCTGATCATGCGCCGAGCCTCAGGCTTAGCGGGCGATCTTCCCCTTCTCGCCAAATCAGGCGTTATAAAGTCTGGAATATAG
- the ubiH gene encoding 2-octaprenyl-6-methoxyphenyl hydroxylase, with protein sequence MATPPDYDLLIAGGGLIGSGLALALAHQPLRIGIIEAVPPTTHEQPSFDSRAIALAFGSRQIFEGIGCWSAIAPKTTPIRHIHISDRGHFGVTRLEAAQASLPALGYVVEARVLGQIIYQALKNFSQIELLSPAKVINVSGEGDQMRVQIISQDHIRTLSTRLLIAADGGSSLVRQLLQIPVQRKDYGQTAIIANVATEHPHECTAFERFTNTGPLALLPLGEKRSNLVWTVKNMQVPYLAAVDNKTFLAHLQQRFGQRLGQFTRIGKRHVYPLQLLRSQQQLAHRAILIGNAAHNLHPVAGQGFNLGLRDVAALAQTLADAHKADHDLGAPETLSTYVQWRQWDQRLIAKSTDILVRLFSNNYAGLGLARGLGLTALDLLPLLKRRLMRQATGLAGRQPRLARGLSLL encoded by the coding sequence ATGGCGACGCCCCCCGACTATGACCTACTTATCGCCGGCGGTGGTCTTATCGGCAGTGGCTTGGCCCTAGCCTTGGCGCACCAACCCTTGCGTATTGGCATTATCGAAGCTGTCCCCCCAACCACGCACGAACAACCCAGCTTTGACTCCCGAGCTATTGCCCTAGCCTTTGGCTCCCGGCAAATCTTTGAAGGCATAGGCTGCTGGTCCGCTATTGCCCCTAAAACCACCCCCATCCGCCATATCCATATATCCGACCGGGGCCATTTTGGGGTAACACGCCTAGAAGCTGCCCAGGCATCCCTTCCCGCATTGGGTTACGTTGTAGAAGCACGAGTGCTTGGCCAAATCATCTATCAAGCGCTTAAAAATTTTTCCCAAATTGAGCTTCTCTCTCCTGCCAAGGTCATCAACGTTAGCGGTGAGGGGGATCAGATGCGCGTACAAATCATTTCCCAAGACCACATCCGCACCCTCTCTACCCGTTTGCTCATCGCTGCCGATGGAGGATCTTCCCTCGTACGACAATTACTACAAATTCCAGTCCAGCGAAAAGACTATGGCCAAACAGCCATTATCGCCAATGTAGCAACCGAACACCCTCATGAATGCACAGCTTTCGAGCGCTTTACCAATACCGGCCCTTTAGCGTTATTACCTCTCGGTGAAAAACGATCCAATCTGGTCTGGACGGTGAAAAACATGCAGGTTCCTTATCTCGCTGCGGTGGACAACAAAACCTTTCTTGCCCATTTGCAGCAACGTTTCGGGCAACGCCTTGGCCAATTTACCCGGATTGGTAAACGTCATGTCTACCCTCTCCAATTGCTCCGCTCACAGCAACAACTCGCACACCGCGCTATACTCATCGGTAATGCCGCCCATAACCTCCATCCCGTTGCTGGCCAGGGGTTTAATTTAGGACTCCGGGATGTTGCTGCCTTGGCGCAAACGCTTGCCGATGCCCATAAAGCCGACCATGACTTAGGGGCACCAGAAACTTTATCGACTTATGTCCAATGGCGCCAGTGGGATCAACGCCTAATCGCCAAATCGACCGATATTCTCGTGCGCCTGTTTTCCAACAATTACGCTGGACTCGGCCTAGCGCGAGGCTTGGGTCTAACTGCCTTGGATTTACTTCCCCTCCTCAAGCGACGACTCATGCGCCAGGCCACGGGGCTAGCAGGGCGGCAACCACGACTAGCCCGGGGGTTAAGCCTGCTATGA
- the pepP gene encoding Xaa-Pro aminopeptidase: MEAKEFARRRKRLLQMMGEDSIAILPTASIYPRNRDVMFPFRADSDFYYLTGFPEPEAVAVFVPGRKHGEYLLFCREQDPEKEIWEGRRASTQGACKYYGADDSFPITDIDDILPGLLEDKARVYYAMGYYPAFDQRMIGWVNHIRRASRAGKRPPGEFIALDHLLHEMRLIKSAQEIKTMREAARISAQAHIRAMEICQPGIMEYQIEAEYLHHFFSHGCRAPAYPSIVGSGGNACILHYTDNNARLKKGDLLLIDAGAEYDYYAADITRTFPVSGRFSSAQRSIYELVLEAQLAAIAEVQPGNHWNQPHEAAVQVLTEGLAALGLLKGRVSTLLKKEHYRRFYMHRTGHWLGMDVHDVGDYKVDGEWRTFEPGMTLTVEPGVYIPADSQGIAKKWWNIGVRIEDDVLVTKEGCELLSADVPKTVDEIETLMASSQRGASAL, translated from the coding sequence ATGGAAGCCAAGGAATTCGCACGCCGCCGTAAACGCTTATTACAAATGATGGGGGAAGACAGCATAGCTATCCTTCCCACAGCAAGTATTTATCCTCGAAATCGAGATGTGATGTTTCCCTTTCGCGCCGATAGCGATTTCTACTATTTGACGGGCTTTCCCGAGCCCGAAGCAGTGGCAGTCTTCGTTCCTGGACGCAAACACGGGGAATATCTCCTCTTCTGCCGGGAGCAAGATCCGGAGAAAGAAATCTGGGAAGGCCGCCGCGCTAGTACCCAAGGCGCCTGCAAGTATTATGGTGCTGACGATTCCTTTCCTATTACTGATATCGACGATATCTTGCCTGGCCTCCTAGAAGACAAGGCCCGGGTCTACTACGCCATGGGCTACTATCCTGCTTTCGATCAACGGATGATAGGGTGGGTCAACCATATCCGACGGGCATCCCGTGCAGGCAAACGCCCGCCGGGGGAGTTTATCGCCCTTGATCATCTACTTCATGAAATGCGTCTGATTAAAAGTGCACAAGAAATTAAAACCATGCGGGAGGCAGCCCGGATTTCTGCTCAAGCTCACATCCGTGCTATGGAAATCTGCCAGCCTGGCATCATGGAATACCAGATAGAAGCGGAGTACCTTCACCATTTTTTCAGCCACGGCTGTCGCGCCCCCGCTTACCCCTCCATTGTAGGCAGCGGCGGCAATGCTTGTATTCTCCACTATACCGATAATAATGCCCGCTTAAAAAAAGGCGATCTACTTTTGATCGATGCCGGCGCCGAGTATGACTATTATGCTGCGGACATTACCCGTACATTTCCAGTGAGCGGCCGCTTTTCTTCGGCCCAAAGATCTATTTACGAACTCGTCCTGGAAGCGCAGCTTGCCGCTATTGCCGAGGTCCAACCAGGCAATCACTGGAATCAACCCCATGAAGCGGCCGTCCAGGTGCTCACCGAGGGCCTAGCAGCTCTTGGCCTGCTCAAGGGGCGCGTGAGTACGCTACTAAAAAAGGAGCATTATCGCCGCTTTTATATGCACCGCACGGGTCACTGGCTTGGCATGGACGTTCATGATGTAGGGGATTATAAAGTCGATGGTGAATGGCGGACTTTTGAGCCTGGCATGACGCTAACGGTAGAACCAGGCGTGTATATACCCGCCGATAGTCAGGGGATTGCTAAAAAATGGTGGAATATCGGCGTTAGAATTGAGGATGATGTGCTCGTTACCAAAGAGGGCTGTGAGCTTCTGAGTGCGGATGTCCCTAAAACGGTAGACGAAATTGAAACCTTGATGGCTTCCTCCCAGAGAGGAGCATCCGCATTATGA
- a CDS encoding UPF0149 family protein has translation MADIYSKLLEALRNLDSCADLPEIHGSLCGFLCARKNQTAKTWIEEIAPQANNQDKKKLEALFEFTEQQINSPDLDIRLLLPHDEQPLAQRTEALASWSRGFLYGLGIGGLRRETDLDGDTQEFLKDAAEIANMVHSPSDGSQENEAAYNEIAEYLRMGLLLVYESLHLAASNSSL, from the coding sequence ATGGCTGACATTTATTCAAAGCTTTTGGAGGCTCTCCGTAACCTCGATTCCTGTGCGGATCTCCCCGAGATTCATGGATCTTTGTGCGGATTTCTTTGCGCCAGAAAAAACCAAACTGCTAAAACTTGGATCGAGGAGATTGCCCCCCAGGCCAACAACCAAGATAAAAAAAAGCTGGAAGCGCTATTTGAATTCACCGAACAGCAAATAAATAGTCCCGATTTAGATATCCGTCTTTTGCTCCCCCATGATGAACAGCCCCTTGCTCAACGAACCGAGGCCCTTGCCAGTTGGTCGCGAGGATTCCTCTATGGTTTGGGCATTGGTGGCCTAAGAAGAGAAACTGACCTAGACGGCGATACCCAGGAATTCCTCAAAGATGCCGCAGAGATTGCAAACATGGTACATTCTCCAAGCGACGGCTCCCAAGAAAACGAAGCAGCCTATAACGAGATTGCCGAATACCTCCGTATGGGGCTATTGCTAGTGTACGAAAGTCTTCATCTCGCTGCTAGCAATTCCTCCCTTTAA
- a CDS encoding TIGR02449 family protein, giving the protein MVENMVKQLEWRIEELIDLCNHLREENQFLREQNADLISERAKLIEQTELARSRVEGMITRLKSMEQAS; this is encoded by the coding sequence ATGGTAGAGAATATGGTTAAGCAATTAGAGTGGCGAATTGAGGAACTCATCGATCTGTGTAATCACCTCAGGGAAGAAAATCAATTTTTACGGGAGCAGAACGCGGATCTCATTTCTGAGAGGGCAAAACTGATTGAACAAACTGAACTTGCACGAAGCCGGGTTGAGGGGATGATCACACGCCTCAAATCTATGGAGCAGGCATCATGA
- a CDS encoding cell division protein ZapA, translating to MNDEAQPVVLHILGKEYRVVCPPGEEEALLTAARYLSQKMEEIKAGGKIIGVERVAVMSALNIAHELLREQSRKEGERELNERIKSLRHKVEAVLEECRQVDP from the coding sequence ATGAATGATGAAGCCCAGCCAGTGGTATTGCATATATTGGGTAAGGAATATCGGGTGGTTTGTCCTCCTGGCGAGGAAGAAGCGTTACTAACAGCAGCTCGCTACCTCAGTCAGAAGATGGAGGAAATCAAAGCTGGCGGTAAAATTATCGGAGTGGAACGGGTAGCCGTAATGAGCGCTTTGAACATTGCCCATGAATTGCTGCGAGAGCAAAGCAGGAAAGAAGGAGAACGAGAATTAAATGAGCGAATCAAATCGCTTCGACATAAAGTGGAAGCTGTGTTAGAAGAATGTCGCCAGGTCGATCCGTAA
- the hemB gene encoding porphobilinogen synthase — MIDFTCGSNGGIVNLSAHLWNSRSFPRTRPRRMRRDDFSRRLMQENHISCHDLIYPVFILDGQGHRETISSMPGIERVTIDGLLDEAKELITLGIPAIALFPVTPPTQKSDDACEAYNPDGLAQRAVRALKQHFPKLGVITDVALDPFTSHGQDGLIDAHGYVKNDETVEVLVRQALSHAEAGADIVAPSDMMDGRIGAIRQALESAGHTNTRILAYSAKYASSFYGPFRDAVGSADNLGGGNKYSYQMDPANSDEALQEVSLDLEEGADMVMVKPGMPYLDIVQRVKTIFGVPTFMYQVSGEYAMLTAAAQNGWLDRQAVVMESLLAMKRAGADAILTYFAKDAARWLKNEQ, encoded by the coding sequence ATGATTGATTTTACATGTGGCTCTAATGGAGGAATTGTAAACTTGTCGGCGCACCTTTGGAATAGCAGATCTTTCCCTCGCACTCGTCCCCGTCGGATGCGGCGTGATGATTTCTCCCGACGACTGATGCAGGAAAATCATATAAGCTGCCATGATCTTATTTATCCGGTATTTATTCTTGATGGCCAAGGCCACCGCGAGACGATCTCCTCCATGCCGGGTATTGAGCGGGTCACTATCGATGGTCTACTAGATGAGGCTAAAGAACTTATTACCCTTGGCATCCCCGCCATTGCCCTATTTCCAGTAACGCCGCCTACCCAAAAATCGGACGACGCCTGTGAAGCCTATAATCCAGATGGCCTCGCACAACGGGCGGTACGGGCTCTAAAACAGCATTTTCCTAAATTAGGCGTGATCACTGACGTTGCCCTAGATCCTTTTACCAGCCACGGCCAGGACGGTCTAATAGATGCCCATGGTTATGTAAAGAACGATGAAACCGTCGAGGTGTTAGTAAGGCAGGCCCTTTCCCATGCAGAAGCTGGCGCCGATATTGTCGCCCCCTCCGATATGATGGATGGTCGTATCGGTGCTATTCGCCAGGCCCTAGAAAGCGCCGGTCACACTAATACTCGGATTCTTGCCTATTCAGCAAAATATGCTTCTAGTTTTTACGGACCTTTCCGGGATGCGGTCGGTTCGGCGGATAACCTTGGCGGCGGCAACAAGTACAGCTACCAAATGGACCCAGCCAATAGTGATGAAGCACTGCAAGAGGTGTCTTTAGATTTAGAAGAAGGCGCGGATATGGTCATGGTCAAGCCGGGAATGCCCTATCTGGATATTGTCCAGCGCGTTAAGACCATCTTTGGGGTTCCCACCTTCATGTATCAGGTCAGTGGCGAGTATGCCATGCTAACCGCCGCCGCTCAGAACGGCTGGCTAGATCGGCAAGCAGTTGTGATGGAATCTCTGCTTGCCATGAAGCGAGCTGGGGCCGATGCCATCTTGACCTACTTTGCTAAAGACGCGGCCCGCTGGCTAAAAAACGAGCAGTAG